The Pseudomonas aeruginosa genome includes the window ACCGCCATGCGGATGGCGATGCCGTAGGTGACCTGGTTGAGGATCACCGACTGGGCCCCGTCGGCCACCGCCGACTCGATCTCCACGCCACGGTTGATCGGGCCAGGGTGCATGACGATGGCATCCGGCTTGGCCAGCTTCAGGCGCTTCTCGGTCAGGCCGTAGAGCTTGAAGAACTCGCCCTCGCTGGGTAGCAGGCCACCCTGCATCCGCTCGCGTTGCAGGCGCAGCATGATCACCACGTCGACGTCCTTCAGGCCTTCGTCGGCGTTGGTGAACACGCGCACGCCGTACTGCTCTTCCAGGCCGATCGGCAAGAGGGTGCGCGGGGCGATCACGCGGATGTCCGGGCAACCCAGGGTCTTGAGCGCCAGCATGTTCGAACGGGCTACTCGCGAATGCAGGATATCGCCGACGATCGCCACCGATAGCTGCTCGAAGTTCCCTTTGTGCCGGCGGATGGTCAGCATGTCGAGCATCCCCTGGGTGGGGTGCGCGTGGCGTCCGTCGCCGCCGTTGATCACCGCCACGTTGGGGCTGACGTGCTCGGCGATGAAGTGCGCCGCGCCCGAGTCGCTGTGGCGCACCACGAACATGTCGGCGGCCATCGCCTCCAGGTTGCGCAGGGTGTCGGTGAGCGTCTCGCCCTTGCTGGTGGAAGAGGTGGATACGTTCAGGCTGATCACGTCGGCCGACAGCCGCTGGGCGGCCAGCTCGAAGGTGGTGCGGGTGCGCGTGGAGTTCTCGAAGAACACGTTGCAGACGGTCTTGCCGCGCAGCAGCGGGACCTTTTTCACCGCGCGGGCGCCTACCTCCAGGAAGGAATCGGCGGTATCGAGGATTTCGGTGAGCAGCTCGCGGGGCAATCCGTCGAGCGAGATGAAGTGGCGCAGCTGGCCCTGGTCGTTGAGCTGCAGCGGGCGCTTGGCGTCTGTCGGCATGGGGCAGGCCCTAGTGAAGAGGATCAGGAAGCGGAGGAAAGGACCTTGCGCTCGAGGGCGAGCGGTGCGGGACCGACCAATTTTACCCGTTCATCGCGACCCAGGGACAGGGTCTGGCCGACCACGTCGGGGCGGATAGGCAACTCCCGGGCGTTCAGGTCGAGCAGGCAGACCAGGGTCACGCTGGCCGGACGGCCGTAGTCGAACAGTTCGTTGAGTGCGGCGCGGATGGTACGGCCGCTCATCAGCACGT containing:
- a CDS encoding aspartate carbamoyltransferase catalytic subunit, translated to MPTDAKRPLQLNDQGQLRHFISLDGLPRELLTEILDTADSFLEVGARAVKKVPLLRGKTVCNVFFENSTRTRTTFELAAQRLSADVISLNVSTSSTSKGETLTDTLRNLEAMAADMFVVRHSDSGAAHFIAEHVSPNVAVINGGDGRHAHPTQGMLDMLTIRRHKGNFEQLSVAIVGDILHSRVARSNMLALKTLGCPDIRVIAPRTLLPIGLEEQYGVRVFTNADEGLKDVDVVIMLRLQRERMQGGLLPSEGEFFKLYGLTEKRLKLAKPDAIVMHPGPINRGVEIESAVADGAQSVILNQVTYGIAIRMAVLSMAMSGQNTQRQLEQEDAE